One segment of Rubripirellula amarantea DNA contains the following:
- the ptsP gene encoding phosphoenolpyruvate--protein phosphotransferase gives MSSCELGTADASDSFANERPLDSSMSLRPAKPSNEQLGLSTLEDISHLILQSHDLNETLQNIVALVASRMRTEVCTIYLCEGDQLSLSATVGLSSKAVGQTQLKVGQGLVGHTAKTCSVVNVTEPQLDERYCFIVDSDEEIYHSFLGIPVFDRGNLLGVMAIQTIAPRVFDAVEISTLSTIAFQLSSVVANARLLNQLALAPPRTPITQRTLESPEQTHVTLVRGEQSFGGVVIGPAHVIDGAMGVAEIVDEATTDSVAEIEKLNEAFAAARIQTLYLEKKIAERLDERDAAIFHSHLMILQDRVFVDKIKALIHDGFGAISAVKQVVSDYVRTFREIADPYLRARSADVEDVGRRLLAHLCGKNPGDHLHLAYSGIVVAHELHASEIAVMDLDRVQGIVLEKGDSNSHAVIVAKSLGIPTIIGAADVVAHVEPGCLVILDAPTKTLHIEPSKTLRREYARLVKEAKSRVESLQRYVDQPATTTDGLTVTLRANIGLRSDVEIAVRNGAEGVGLYRTELPYMAQSSFPDREAQYEIYRHVVEGFRNYEVTIRTLDIGGDKPLSYFDTPREDNPFLGWRSIRVSLDNLDIFRTQIEAILMAATHGNVKLMFPMVTNIDEIVQAKSIVNEARKSLTQEGWDIPDVPIGMMIETPSSVIMADLFAREVDFFSLGTNDLVQYLLAADRGNTKISNYYQSLHPAVLKAIATVVDVAQRHKIPVSICGEMVGDPRSLGILVGLGLREFSVSSPLILSLKAMLVEQSAKKLKKLAKDCLKCSTTAEIKALTEKTLGAI, from the coding sequence ATGTCATCTTGCGAACTCGGCACTGCCGACGCTAGCGATTCTTTCGCAAACGAAAGGCCACTTGATTCTTCGATGTCTCTTCGGCCCGCCAAACCGTCCAATGAACAACTAGGCCTCTCGACGCTTGAGGACATCAGCCACCTGATCCTCCAGTCGCACGACCTCAACGAGACTCTGCAGAACATTGTTGCTCTTGTCGCTTCGCGCATGCGAACCGAGGTTTGCACGATTTACCTGTGCGAGGGCGACCAACTTTCTTTGAGCGCCACGGTGGGATTATCATCCAAAGCAGTGGGGCAAACCCAATTGAAAGTTGGGCAGGGCTTGGTAGGGCACACCGCCAAGACTTGCTCGGTCGTCAATGTGACCGAACCGCAACTCGACGAACGGTACTGCTTCATCGTTGATTCAGATGAAGAAATCTACCATTCGTTTCTAGGCATTCCCGTCTTCGATCGTGGAAACCTACTGGGTGTCATGGCGATTCAAACAATTGCGCCACGAGTATTTGACGCGGTAGAAATCAGCACGCTCAGCACGATCGCGTTTCAATTGTCGTCCGTGGTTGCTAACGCACGACTGCTGAACCAACTGGCGCTAGCGCCGCCCCGCACACCTATTACTCAACGTACGCTCGAATCGCCCGAACAAACACACGTGACGCTAGTTCGCGGGGAACAAAGCTTCGGTGGAGTCGTGATCGGCCCGGCTCATGTCATTGATGGAGCGATGGGCGTCGCCGAGATTGTTGACGAAGCCACCACCGATTCCGTCGCCGAGATTGAAAAACTTAACGAAGCCTTCGCGGCCGCTAGAATTCAAACGCTCTATCTCGAGAAAAAAATCGCTGAACGCTTAGACGAGCGTGATGCCGCGATCTTCCATTCTCACTTGATGATCCTTCAGGACCGCGTTTTCGTCGACAAAATCAAAGCACTAATTCACGATGGCTTTGGAGCGATATCGGCGGTCAAACAGGTTGTCTCTGATTATGTACGAACCTTTCGCGAGATTGCTGATCCCTATTTGCGGGCGCGAAGTGCCGATGTCGAAGATGTAGGTCGTCGGTTGCTTGCCCACCTATGCGGCAAAAACCCCGGCGACCATCTGCACCTTGCGTATTCCGGAATCGTGGTGGCTCATGAGCTGCACGCCTCGGAAATCGCGGTCATGGACCTTGATCGAGTGCAAGGCATTGTTCTGGAAAAAGGCGACTCCAATTCACACGCCGTGATCGTGGCAAAGTCGCTCGGGATCCCCACCATCATTGGTGCCGCAGATGTGGTAGCCCACGTCGAACCAGGTTGCTTGGTGATCTTGGACGCGCCTACCAAGACCTTGCATATCGAACCGTCTAAGACGCTTCGACGCGAGTACGCTCGTTTGGTAAAGGAAGCCAAGAGCCGCGTCGAATCACTGCAACGCTACGTCGACCAACCCGCCACGACGACCGATGGCTTGACCGTGACCTTGCGAGCGAACATCGGACTACGAAGCGATGTTGAAATTGCGGTGCGCAACGGTGCTGAAGGCGTTGGACTTTATCGAACTGAGTTGCCGTACATGGCCCAGTCCAGCTTTCCTGATCGCGAGGCCCAATACGAGATTTACCGACACGTCGTCGAAGGTTTCCGCAACTACGAAGTCACCATTCGAACACTCGACATCGGTGGTGACAAACCGTTGTCGTACTTCGACACGCCGCGCGAGGACAACCCGTTCTTGGGTTGGCGAAGCATTCGCGTGTCGCTCGACAATCTCGACATCTTCCGCACCCAAATCGAAGCGATCTTGATGGCCGCCACTCACGGTAACGTCAAGTTGATGTTCCCTATGGTCACGAACATCGACGAGATTGTTCAAGCCAAGTCGATCGTCAATGAGGCAAGGAAGTCGTTGACCCAGGAAGGTTGGGACATCCCCGACGTGCCCATCGGGATGATGATCGAAACGCCTTCCTCGGTAATCATGGCGGATTTGTTCGCTAGAGAAGTTGATTTCTTTTCGCTTGGAACCAATGACTTAGTCCAATACCTGCTGGCCGCTGATCGCGGCAACACAAAGATAAGCAACTATTACCAGTCGCTTCATCCCGCAGTCTTAAAAGCAATCGCGACCGTTGTGGATGTCGCTCAACGACACAAGATACCGGTTAGCATCTGCGGCGAGATGGTCGGCGACCCCCGCAGCCTGGGAATTTTGGTCGGACTCGGTTTGCGAGAATTCTCGGTGTCGTCGCCGTTGATCCTTTCGCTCAAAGCAATGCTGGTTGAACAGTCGGCGAAGAAACTCAAGAAACTCGCAAAGGACTGCTTGAAGTGTTCTACGACGGCCGAGATCAAGGCACTGACCGAAAAAACTCTCGGTGCGATTTAA
- the pyk gene encoding pyruvate kinase produces MPNLSAHYRHTKIIATLGPATSSDEKLIELIQAGVDVVRLNMAHGSPEWVIEIVATIRRISNQINRQVAVMMDVKGPEIRTGLVEHPIELKKGDQLMLVTKNAQSMEGSSIPVVDVNYEGFPDAVEIGATVLVDSGLMRWKVVSKTDSSVTCEVRTNGTLSSRRHINLPGVHVDLPALTEKDQVDLRAGVEAGIDFVALSFVRRAEDIHQLRRFLAAEDSDARIIAKIEEQAGVRNMAEIIKASDAVMVARGDLGIEIDLPKLPLVQTQLVKACQAEGKPVIIATHLLESMIESPIPTRAEISDVCNAVREQADAVMLSGETTTGDYPIESVDTLVSIIQEIEPSVSAELNDDIELHEPKSKMLRAAAMLAQDLASEDGKQSGIVVFTRSGFLAYVLGALRPRGVPIFAFTDVESTFRQTLLPWGVEPFLINFSDDPEKTIADAMNTLRQKGWVSSGTWLVVITNALAHQEVIDTMQLRRV; encoded by the coding sequence ATGCCCAACTTATCTGCTCACTATCGACACACCAAAATCATCGCAACACTCGGACCGGCTACGTCCTCGGATGAAAAGCTCATCGAGCTTATTCAAGCGGGCGTGGACGTGGTGCGACTCAACATGGCTCACGGTTCACCCGAGTGGGTAATCGAAATCGTTGCAACGATTCGGCGCATCTCGAACCAAATTAATCGCCAAGTTGCGGTGATGATGGATGTGAAGGGGCCGGAAATTCGAACCGGACTCGTCGAGCACCCGATTGAACTTAAGAAGGGTGATCAGTTGATGTTGGTCACCAAGAATGCGCAGTCGATGGAAGGTAGCTCTATCCCCGTCGTTGACGTCAACTACGAAGGGTTTCCGGACGCCGTGGAAATTGGCGCCACGGTTCTTGTCGATAGCGGTTTGATGCGATGGAAAGTCGTGAGCAAAACAGACAGTTCTGTAACTTGCGAAGTCAGGACTAACGGAACGCTCTCGTCGCGTCGACACATCAACTTGCCCGGTGTTCATGTTGACTTGCCAGCACTGACCGAAAAGGATCAAGTCGATTTGCGAGCGGGAGTCGAAGCGGGCATCGACTTCGTGGCATTGTCATTCGTCCGTCGCGCCGAGGACATTCATCAACTTCGCCGATTTTTAGCTGCTGAAGATTCTGATGCAAGGATCATTGCGAAAATCGAAGAGCAAGCGGGCGTTCGCAATATGGCAGAAATCATCAAAGCGTCTGACGCAGTGATGGTCGCTCGCGGTGACTTGGGCATCGAGATTGACCTGCCCAAATTGCCGCTCGTTCAAACCCAGCTAGTGAAAGCGTGCCAGGCTGAAGGAAAGCCTGTGATCATCGCAACGCATTTGTTGGAGTCGATGATCGAGTCGCCGATTCCGACTCGCGCCGAAATTTCAGACGTCTGCAATGCCGTTCGCGAGCAAGCCGACGCAGTCATGTTATCGGGCGAAACAACGACGGGCGACTATCCCATCGAATCGGTCGACACACTGGTAAGCATCATTCAAGAGATTGAACCTAGTGTTAGTGCTGAGCTTAACGACGATATTGAGTTGCACGAACCCAAATCAAAAATGCTGCGTGCGGCGGCAATGTTGGCCCAAGACTTGGCATCGGAAGACGGAAAGCAATCTGGGATCGTTGTGTTTACACGTAGCGGATTTCTGGCCTATGTCCTCGGGGCGCTTCGTCCGCGTGGAGTCCCCATTTTTGCGTTCACCGATGTCGAATCCACGTTCCGTCAAACTCTCTTGCCATGGGGTGTGGAGCCATTCTTGATCAACTTTTCGGATGACCCCGAGAAAACGATCGCGGATGCGATGAACACGCTCAGGCAAAAAGGGTGGGTCAGTTCTGGCACGTGGCTGGTGGTGATTACCAACGCGTTAGCTCATCAAGAAGTAATCGACACGATGCAACTTCGTCGCGTTTGA
- a CDS encoding DUF1444 family protein, whose product MDIDAFTRRVLDSLKKSFPDRLFTLGEELGLIHSGEMQFGMANLYAQYQQSPIADDEFDGMIKAKFAAIFQMVESNLNPIPDAWGDARDRLRLQLVSTRVSTLGHAVTFPFADDVTSSVVIDSPDGYAYVRPEDAERWQQTSVDLIEVAKANLVKASEQLEVSLVPGGVKLLVIQTGDGYDAARILLPEVRKILLDELDDEDVGTVYAGVPNRDFLIAWSMDTPDEIHQQLCSTVAADANRQSHPLSKHVFRLSEEVIVPV is encoded by the coding sequence ATGGACATTGATGCCTTCACTCGCCGCGTCTTGGATTCGCTTAAGAAATCATTCCCGGACCGTCTCTTTACTCTCGGTGAAGAACTGGGGTTGATCCATAGTGGCGAGATGCAATTTGGGATGGCGAACTTGTACGCGCAGTACCAGCAGTCGCCGATCGCGGATGATGAATTTGATGGCATGATCAAGGCGAAGTTCGCGGCCATCTTTCAAATGGTCGAATCGAACTTGAATCCCATTCCTGATGCTTGGGGAGACGCTCGCGATCGCCTGAGATTGCAATTAGTCAGTACCCGCGTGTCGACTTTGGGGCATGCTGTCACGTTTCCCTTTGCCGATGATGTGACGTCAAGCGTTGTGATCGATTCGCCTGATGGGTACGCCTATGTGCGGCCTGAAGATGCAGAGCGTTGGCAACAGACAAGTGTTGACTTGATCGAGGTTGCGAAGGCCAATCTTGTGAAAGCGTCGGAGCAATTGGAAGTCTCTTTGGTTCCCGGTGGAGTCAAGTTGCTGGTCATCCAAACCGGCGACGGTTATGACGCAGCCAGGATTCTGTTGCCAGAAGTGCGGAAAATCTTGCTCGATGAACTCGATGATGAGGATGTAGGCACCGTTTACGCGGGTGTCCCCAATCGAGACTTTTTGATCGCTTGGTCAATGGACACTCCCGACGAAATTCACCAACAACTATGCAGCACTGTCGCAGCGGATGCCAATCGGCAATCGCACCCTTTGTCTAAGCACGTCTTTCGTTTGTCGGAAGAAGTGATCGTGCCAGTATGA
- the mtnA gene encoding S-methyl-5-thioribose-1-phosphate isomerase — translation MKSNHTPETLAFQDGKLSLIDQTKLPGELTTLVCETVDQAHDAIYRLVVRGAPAIGIAAAYGVCLARNANSSPSRQAYLQAADHLATSRPTAVNLFWALDRMKDVIEATKDDTQLPTALLNEAIAIHDEDRQMCKAMGRHGATLLNDCHAVLTHCNAGGLATSMWGTALAPIYHLHEQGHSIEVFADETRPLLQGARLTAWELAQAGVPVTVLTDSMAGSLLRSGKIGAVIVGADRVAANGDAANKIGTYPLAVLAKYHDVPFYVVAPSSTFDLKLASGDLIPIEQRPREEVSCPHGVTIVPEAADVLNPAFDVTPAELIAAIVTEKGIIENPNSASVHAMIGGPSQPTSYVG, via the coding sequence ATGAAATCCAACCACACGCCCGAAACGTTGGCCTTCCAAGACGGAAAGCTTTCGCTGATCGACCAAACCAAGCTACCGGGTGAACTCACCACGCTGGTTTGCGAAACGGTGGACCAGGCTCACGATGCAATCTACCGCCTCGTCGTACGCGGTGCTCCCGCCATCGGCATCGCGGCAGCCTACGGCGTCTGCTTAGCTCGAAACGCGAATAGCAGTCCGTCACGCCAAGCTTACTTGCAAGCGGCTGACCACCTAGCCACCAGCCGCCCCACGGCCGTTAATCTCTTTTGGGCGCTCGATCGGATGAAGGATGTCATCGAAGCCACCAAGGACGACACGCAATTGCCAACGGCTTTGCTCAACGAAGCGATCGCGATTCATGATGAAGATCGACAAATGTGCAAGGCGATGGGTCGGCACGGGGCAACGCTATTGAACGATTGCCATGCTGTGCTTACGCATTGCAATGCGGGCGGCTTGGCGACTTCGATGTGGGGTACGGCACTAGCGCCGATTTACCACCTACATGAACAGGGCCATTCAATAGAAGTCTTCGCCGATGAAACACGGCCGCTGCTTCAAGGAGCTCGTCTGACTGCATGGGAACTGGCCCAAGCGGGCGTTCCCGTCACGGTGTTGACCGATTCAATGGCAGGAAGCCTGCTGCGATCCGGCAAAATTGGCGCGGTCATTGTCGGAGCGGATCGAGTGGCCGCAAACGGAGACGCGGCCAACAAGATCGGCACTTATCCGCTGGCCGTGTTGGCGAAATATCACGATGTGCCGTTCTATGTGGTCGCACCGTCCAGCACGTTCGATTTGAAACTCGCTAGCGGTGACTTGATTCCGATAGAACAGCGACCTCGCGAAGAAGTCTCATGTCCTCATGGCGTCACCATCGTGCCCGAGGCAGCGGATGTATTGAACCCAGCGTTTGACGTCACTCCTGCAGAACTGATTGCCGCAATCGTCACCGAAAAAGGCATCATCGAAAATCCCAACTCGGCAAGCGTTCACGCGATGATTGGCGGTCCTTCCCAGCCAACAAGTTACGTTGGTTAA
- a CDS encoding dihydrodipicolinate synthase family protein: MQKLHGIIPPLVTPLLEDDIIDVAGTERLIEHVIAGGVHGIFILGTTGEAPSLSHRLRREFIELVCRQVGGRVCVLVGVTDPSYVETMHLSRAAADAGADATVLTTPYYFPAGQTELRRYVDHVCESMPLPMMVYNIPSLTKVRFELETLNQLADNDRIIGVKDSSGDFDYFEQLITLKTKRPDWSIFIGPEHLLTRAIAVGGDGGVNGGANIFPSLFTKLYQAAIENDEARRDELQLQVERLQLIYDVGKYASRHIKATKSALSIRGICSDVLAEPFNHFLEPERTIVAAIIASIEN; encoded by the coding sequence ATGCAAAAACTTCACGGAATCATTCCACCGCTGGTCACCCCATTGCTCGAAGACGACATCATTGATGTTGCCGGCACCGAGCGGTTGATCGAACATGTGATTGCCGGCGGTGTCCATGGCATTTTCATTCTGGGGACTACCGGTGAAGCCCCCAGCTTGAGCCATCGACTACGACGAGAATTCATTGAGCTCGTATGTCGGCAAGTCGGAGGTCGCGTTTGTGTATTGGTTGGCGTCACAGACCCTTCCTACGTCGAAACGATGCACCTCTCTCGCGCCGCCGCGGACGCAGGGGCCGACGCAACAGTACTGACCACGCCCTATTATTTTCCCGCGGGGCAAACCGAACTGCGGCGATACGTCGATCATGTTTGCGAGTCGATGCCACTGCCAATGATGGTCTACAACATCCCCAGCCTTACCAAAGTCCGGTTCGAACTCGAAACATTGAACCAGTTGGCGGACAATGACCGCATCATTGGCGTCAAGGACAGCAGTGGTGATTTCGACTACTTCGAGCAACTGATTACGCTCAAGACCAAACGCCCCGATTGGTCGATCTTCATCGGTCCCGAGCACTTGCTCACTCGGGCGATTGCCGTGGGCGGCGATGGCGGCGTCAATGGTGGCGCGAATATCTTCCCTTCGCTGTTCACCAAGTTGTATCAAGCGGCGATTGAAAACGATGAAGCACGTCGCGATGAATTGCAATTACAAGTCGAGCGTTTGCAGTTGATCTATGACGTGGGCAAGTACGCTAGTCGACATATCAAAGCCACCAAGAGTGCCCTGTCGATTCGCGGAATTTGCAGCGACGTTCTCGCTGAACCCTTCAATCATTTCCTCGAACCAGAGCGGACCATCGTGGCTGCGATTATCGCATCCATCGAAAACTAG
- a CDS encoding glutamine synthetase beta-grasp domain-containing protein, whose protein sequence is MTKCKLEYIWLDGYKPTQSLRSKTKVVDDFSGKVEDADMWCFDGSSTEQAAGGSSDLLLKPVYCCPDPARLGTGFLVMCEVLNADKTPHESNGRSTIEDDDNDFWFGFEQEYVLQDIETGKPVGFPISGYPAPQGPYYCSVGAANAVARDMVEEHFDLCLECGLNVEGINAEVMMGQWEFQIFAKGAKEAGDQIWVARYLLERIGEKYGLKIDYHCKPVKGDWNGSGMHANFSNTTLRTCGSKEVYDAICQAFQPRIKEHIDVYGADNEQRLTGKHETQSIDEFSYGVSDRGASIRIPIFTVEHGWKGWLEDRRPASNADPYKVAAEIIKTVKSAAVPA, encoded by the coding sequence ATGACCAAATGCAAGTTGGAATACATCTGGCTCGACGGCTACAAGCCCACTCAGAGTCTACGTAGCAAGACCAAAGTTGTTGACGATTTCAGCGGCAAAGTTGAAGACGCTGACATGTGGTGCTTCGACGGTTCATCCACCGAACAAGCCGCTGGTGGAAGCAGCGACCTGTTGCTCAAGCCTGTCTACTGCTGCCCCGACCCAGCTCGTCTGGGTACCGGTTTCCTGGTGATGTGCGAGGTATTAAATGCCGACAAAACGCCTCACGAGAGCAACGGTCGTTCTACGATCGAAGACGATGACAACGATTTCTGGTTCGGCTTTGAACAAGAGTACGTGCTTCAAGATATCGAAACCGGAAAGCCAGTTGGCTTCCCAATTAGCGGTTATCCCGCACCTCAGGGACCCTACTACTGCAGTGTTGGCGCCGCCAATGCTGTTGCCCGCGACATGGTCGAAGAACACTTCGACCTTTGCCTTGAGTGTGGCCTGAATGTCGAAGGCATCAACGCCGAAGTGATGATGGGCCAATGGGAATTCCAGATTTTTGCGAAGGGCGCTAAAGAAGCTGGTGACCAAATTTGGGTCGCCCGGTACTTGCTCGAGCGAATTGGTGAAAAGTACGGTCTGAAGATCGACTATCACTGTAAGCCCGTTAAAGGCGACTGGAACGGCAGCGGCATGCACGCCAACTTCTCCAACACGACTCTGCGAACCTGTGGATCGAAGGAAGTTTACGACGCGATTTGCCAAGCCTTCCAACCCCGTATCAAGGAACACATCGACGTGTATGGTGCTGACAACGAGCAACGCTTGACCGGTAAGCACGAAACCCAATCGATCGACGAATTCAGCTACGGTGTTTCCGACCGCGGTGCTTCGATTCGTATTCCAATCTTCACCGTCGAGCACGGCTGGAAGGGTTGGCTCGAAGATCGTCGTCCTGCATCCAACGCGGACCCTTACAAGGTGGCCGCCGAGATCATCAAGACCGTCAAGAGTGCAGCCGTCCCTGCCTAA
- a CDS encoding DoxX family protein: MSASILNVLRFEIATMSGMFSSKKSDENRHEPTSVTDDLGKLVLRVTIGGLMLLHGLAKLKSGVGGIEGMLEGKGLPTFIAYGVYVGEIVVPILMALGVFTRISALIFAFNMVVAIYLAHAGDLFSLGDHGGWAVELAGLYLFGAVAIALLGPGRFALKRGHGLLE; encoded by the coding sequence ATGTCCGCTTCCATCCTTAACGTCCTACGATTCGAGATCGCCACCATGTCAGGCATGTTTAGCAGCAAGAAATCAGACGAGAATCGCCACGAACCCACATCGGTCACGGATGACCTGGGCAAATTAGTGCTCCGCGTGACGATCGGCGGGTTAATGCTTTTGCATGGCCTAGCGAAACTGAAGTCTGGCGTTGGCGGAATCGAGGGAATGCTCGAAGGCAAAGGGCTTCCAACATTCATAGCTTACGGCGTGTACGTGGGCGAGATCGTCGTCCCGATCCTGATGGCCCTGGGAGTGTTCACACGTATTTCGGCCTTGATATTCGCCTTCAACATGGTCGTCGCGATCTATTTGGCTCACGCCGGTGACCTGTTTTCGCTGGGCGATCACGGGGGTTGGGCTGTAGAATTAGCCGGGTTGTACTTGTTCGGAGCGGTGGCAATCGCGCTGCTTGGACCAGGTCGGTTTGCCTTGAAACGTGGTCACGGCCTACTGGAATAA
- a CDS encoding family 16 glycoside hydrolase: MNRTSIFLLCTAILCPASSLVWADAQGTVLLQDDFNREESNPEKEDVGGGWTTNSKARAKGNKQVDLVDGAVHITMHEDADHGVSLVHDVAFQDATITCRFKIGKKNDVGFNIADMKEKSVHAGHICMARIKPGMLQISDLKTGNMNQEIYEARKAGTITAEQKQMAKSKNKNFKIKLATDQWHDLSIAILGDTMTVKIDGEEVGEFSSPGIAHPTKSRLRIAVNSDAWVDDLKIVSGI, translated from the coding sequence ATGAACCGCACTTCGATTTTCTTACTCTGCACCGCGATCCTTTGTCCTGCGTCTTCATTGGTGTGGGCGGATGCCCAGGGAACGGTTCTGCTGCAGGACGATTTCAACCGCGAAGAAAGCAATCCTGAGAAAGAAGACGTTGGCGGTGGTTGGACCACCAATAGCAAAGCCCGGGCGAAGGGGAACAAGCAAGTCGACTTGGTGGACGGTGCGGTCCACATCACCATGCACGAGGACGCCGATCATGGCGTTTCATTGGTGCACGACGTAGCGTTCCAAGATGCAACCATCACCTGTCGGTTCAAAATCGGAAAGAAGAACGACGTTGGTTTCAACATCGCCGATATGAAAGAAAAGTCCGTCCACGCAGGGCACATTTGCATGGCGCGAATCAAGCCAGGGATGTTGCAAATCAGCGACTTGAAAACGGGCAACATGAACCAAGAAATCTATGAAGCTCGCAAGGCCGGAACAATCACCGCCGAGCAAAAGCAAATGGCCAAGTCAAAAAACAAGAACTTCAAAATCAAGTTGGCGACGGATCAATGGCATGACTTGAGCATCGCGATCTTAGGCGACACGATGACGGTCAAAATTGATGGCGAAGAAGTTGGTGAGTTTTCCTCACCCGGCATCGCTCACCCCACAAAGAGCCGCTTAAGGATTGCCGTCAACAGCGATGCCTGGGTCGACGACCTCAAGATCGTCAGCGGCATTTAA